From a single Paenibacillus sp. FSL W8-0426 genomic region:
- a CDS encoding spore germination protein, with protein sequence MNTEQKETSPNPEHQDKDLLSSCRRSDDFIVQDMELDGNGLELQLCYYKTLVDSRLLELVIHGLQDQLASRAGLELHDLLRCIPIEETKVEQQTDQVIPLLLQGNLIIREHARAEQVIIVPMVGKDGVRGDNDTENEFSVIGPKVGFVEALPVNLHLIRMQLRTPNLIIKQMTLGSLSRSTVAILYVEGIAHPENVSRMEERLRGIDFDVVFDTSQLDQLITDNSLTPFPLFTTTERRDRVVYALMQGQVAVISEGSPSIVTGPSTLFDFFVSPEDYYLPWALGSFFRLIRIFGVIFSLFASALYVALMTYHYEVVPKELLGKLIASRQNVPFPPFIEAIFLEITIEFLREAGARLPNRIGQTLGVVGGIILGQAAVEAALTSNVLIIIVSLSALASFVTPIYKMSNAIRFLRFPIILLAAIWGALGIAIGLCFLLVHLSRLRSLGSPYMAPFFPLRFKDLTDSLIRASYEVTDTRPSYLKPLSMRRYNPRTSRQTNRLDEE encoded by the coding sequence ATGAATACGGAGCAAAAAGAGACATCTCCGAATCCGGAGCATCAGGACAAAGACCTGCTCTCCTCCTGCCGCCGTTCCGACGACTTTATCGTTCAGGATATGGAATTGGACGGAAATGGTCTGGAGCTGCAGCTGTGTTACTACAAGACCTTGGTGGACAGCCGTCTGCTGGAATTGGTCATTCACGGATTGCAGGACCAACTTGCTTCCCGTGCGGGATTGGAGCTGCACGATCTGTTGCGCTGCATCCCGATCGAGGAAACGAAAGTCGAGCAGCAGACGGATCAGGTGATACCGCTGCTCCTTCAAGGAAATCTGATCATTCGTGAACATGCCCGGGCGGAGCAGGTTATTATTGTTCCGATGGTCGGTAAAGACGGGGTGCGGGGCGACAACGACACCGAGAACGAATTCAGCGTCATCGGCCCGAAGGTGGGGTTCGTGGAAGCATTGCCGGTGAATTTGCATTTGATTCGCATGCAGCTGCGGACGCCGAATCTGATCATCAAACAAATGACGCTCGGCTCTTTATCCCGATCCACCGTGGCCATCCTGTACGTCGAGGGCATCGCTCATCCCGAGAACGTATCCAGGATGGAGGAGAGACTGAGGGGGATCGACTTCGACGTAGTCTTCGACACGTCGCAACTGGATCAGCTGATCACGGACAATTCGCTGACCCCGTTCCCGCTGTTCACGACGACGGAGCGCCGCGATCGCGTCGTCTATGCCCTCATGCAGGGCCAAGTGGCCGTCATCAGCGAAGGCTCGCCAAGCATCGTGACGGGACCGTCCACGCTGTTCGATTTTTTCGTTTCGCCGGAGGATTATTATTTGCCTTGGGCGCTGGGGTCCTTTTTTCGATTGATTCGCATCTTCGGCGTCATTTTCTCCCTGTTTGCTTCGGCGCTCTACGTGGCATTGATGACCTATCATTACGAAGTGGTGCCGAAGGAACTGCTTGGCAAGCTGATTGCGTCCCGGCAGAACGTGCCGTTCCCTCCCTTTATCGAAGCCATTTTTCTTGAAATTACGATTGAATTTCTGCGGGAGGCAGGAGCGAGATTGCCGAACCGGATCGGACAGACGCTGGGCGTGGTGGGGGGCATCATTCTTGGCCAGGCGGCCGTAGAGGCGGCCTTAACCAGCAACGTGCTGATCATTATCGTTTCGCTGTCCGCACTCGCTTCTTTCGTGACCCCGATCTATAAAATGTCCAATGCCATCCGCTTTTTGCGTTTTCCCATCATTTTGCTGGCAGCCATCTGGGGTGCGCTCGGCATCGCGATCGGGCTTTGCTTTTTGCTGGTGCACCTTTCCAGGCTGCGCTCGCTGGGTTCTCCGTATATGGCCCCCTTCTTTCCGCTGCGTTTCAAGGATCTCACAGACAGTTTGATTCGCGCGTCCTATGAGGTGACCGATACCAGACCGAGTTATCTCAAGCCTTTGTCCATGAGGCGCTACAATCCGAGGACATCCCGCCAAACGAATCGACTCGACGAGGAGTGA
- a CDS encoding AraC family transcriptional regulator, with protein sequence MDMFNYKKTTDVLSLTASFSEFAYKKHCHEEYAVGVTLRGIQQYHLDGHYQASHKGGVMLFNREQSHDGSSYDKDGIDYVMLYIRPELVQDILGKKELRFDAPIVYDRRMASSILKLNDAVQRQDEPLCSELLLDLVHFLARSETRSPALRPHHEFVRKAKEIMFCSTDDVLQLEALCSEFGMSKYKFIREFKALSGISPYQFFLNCKVERARHVIERQMDIYAAVAECGFADLTHLNRHFRRVFGITPHEYMLQLNA encoded by the coding sequence ATGGATATGTTCAACTACAAAAAAACGACCGACGTGCTGTCCCTGACGGCCAGCTTCTCGGAATTCGCCTATAAAAAGCATTGCCACGAGGAATATGCGGTGGGGGTCACGCTGCGCGGCATTCAACAATACCATTTGGATGGGCATTACCAAGCTTCCCATAAAGGCGGAGTTATGCTGTTCAACCGGGAACAGTCCCATGACGGCAGCTCCTACGACAAAGACGGCATCGATTATGTCATGCTGTACATTCGGCCGGAGCTCGTACAGGATATTCTGGGAAAAAAGGAGCTGCGTTTCGACGCGCCGATCGTCTATGACCGCAGAATGGCCAGCAGCATCTTGAAGCTGAACGATGCCGTTCAGCGTCAGGACGAGCCGCTGTGCAGCGAACTTTTGCTGGACCTTGTTCATTTTCTGGCCCGATCCGAAACCCGGAGTCCGGCACTCAGGCCCCATCACGAGTTTGTCCGGAAAGCCAAAGAAATCATGTTTTGCAGTACGGACGACGTACTCCAACTTGAGGCATTGTGCAGTGAATTCGGCATGTCCAAGTACAAATTTATCCGCGAGTTCAAAGCACTCTCAGGCATATCGCCATACCAGTTCTTCCTGAATTGCAAAGTGGAGCGGGCAAGGCATGTCATTGAAAGGCAAATGGATATCTATGCCGCCGTGGCAGAATGCGGCTTTGCCGACCTGACACACCTGAACCGGCATTTTCGCAGAGTATTCGGCATTACGCCCCATGAATACATGCTGCAATTGAATGCGTAA
- a CDS encoding class I SAM-dependent methyltransferase, with translation MIQHIRRNNVERFKGFGTLYDQNRPSAPTEVVEILTAYLGGQPRLVADVGCGTGLSSWVWLDHAERIIGIEPSDDMRTVAEAKWEAAGKPDNLRFVAGMSHELGLPDGSVDVLTCSQSFHWMEPVSTLREFARVLRPGGIFAAYDCDWPPVLDWSLETAYQRLIAQADDLAFTLSESDHQAHKWSKEGHLEQIQKSGLFRYVREIVFHHHETFTAERFVNLALSQGGLQTALKLGAEELNGLADAFRQQAEDVFAGQTRTALFSYRMRLGVV, from the coding sequence ATGATCCAACACATCCGACGCAACAATGTTGAACGCTTCAAAGGATTTGGCACGCTGTACGACCAAAATCGGCCTTCCGCCCCGACGGAAGTGGTCGAAATCCTGACCGCCTATCTGGGCGGGCAGCCGCGGCTTGTCGCTGACGTTGGCTGCGGCACCGGATTGTCCTCGTGGGTTTGGCTGGACCACGCCGAGCGCATCATCGGTATCGAGCCGAGCGACGACATGCGCACCGTTGCGGAAGCCAAATGGGAAGCTGCGGGCAAGCCGGACAATCTGAGGTTTGTTGCCGGCATGTCCCACGAGCTCGGGCTTCCGGATGGAAGCGTGGACGTGCTGACATGTTCCCAGTCCTTCCACTGGATGGAGCCCGTGTCCACCCTGCGGGAATTCGCGCGTGTTCTGCGTCCCGGGGGCATTTTCGCTGCCTATGACTGCGATTGGCCGCCCGTGCTGGACTGGTCGTTGGAAACGGCCTATCAACGTCTGATCGCACAGGCCGATGATTTGGCATTCACGCTATCGGAATCGGATCACCAGGCCCACAAATGGAGTAAAGAAGGGCATTTGGAGCAGATTCAAAAGTCGGGACTCTTTCGTTATGTCCGGGAAATCGTGTTTCATCATCACGAGACCTTCACGGCCGAACGTTTCGTTAATCTCGCGCTTAGCCAAGGCGGACTGCAAACCGCATTGAAACTAGGAGCGGAAGAGCTGAACGGTTTGGCAGATGCGTTCAGGCAGCAAGCCGAAGACGTGTTTGCGGGTCAGACCCGGACCGCTCTATTCTCCTATCGCATGCGTTTGGGAGTCGTTTGA
- a CDS encoding Ger(x)C family spore germination protein, whose amino-acid sequence MVRACKILLLSFTLMLLSSCRDTSIINEISLVLTSAYDLKDNQIHNGVLIGEYTDKDKSGVDLLEIDSTNSFDVMPRMNAQAKEPIEYGQLRVMVLGEAYVERGIADILQVLAHNTRVSRRMQMAVAEGEALELIKKSMKFNDPLFLLKLIEQNSNAQNSPHFSLHQALFQYFSKGQDVYLPRLRPIGEDRIAVDGVVVFKGDKAALQINEEEGLCLKLLTENAKNGKFLAPIGDSAKNRQTTPPGDDYALLKITSSSVKHRLLGGHSAAPAIETSVQIHASVIKAARNEFLLSGRDMKARETEMKKHLETKINQLVRKFQQANVDPVAYGEYVRSCTPHWNSEKFYAHYGSMDIRVHVDLHLIQDGIVE is encoded by the coding sequence ATGGTTCGTGCATGCAAAATACTGCTGCTGTCCTTCACCCTGATGCTTCTCAGTTCGTGCAGGGATACCAGCATCATTAACGAGATCAGTCTGGTGCTGACCTCCGCGTACGACCTGAAAGACAACCAGATCCACAATGGCGTGCTGATCGGCGAATATACGGACAAGGACAAGAGCGGGGTAGACCTGCTGGAGATCGATTCGACCAACAGCTTCGACGTAATGCCGCGCATGAATGCACAGGCGAAAGAGCCGATCGAATACGGTCAACTGAGAGTCATGGTGCTGGGCGAGGCATATGTCGAGCGGGGAATCGCGGACATTCTGCAGGTGCTGGCCCATAACACCCGGGTGTCCCGAAGAATGCAAATGGCCGTGGCCGAGGGGGAAGCGCTGGAGCTGATCAAAAAGTCGATGAAATTCAACGATCCGCTGTTCCTGTTAAAGCTGATCGAGCAAAATTCCAATGCTCAAAACAGTCCCCATTTTAGCCTGCACCAGGCATTGTTCCAATATTTCAGCAAGGGACAGGACGTATACCTGCCTCGGCTCAGGCCGATCGGAGAGGACCGCATCGCCGTGGACGGGGTGGTCGTTTTCAAAGGGGACAAAGCTGCGTTGCAGATCAATGAAGAAGAAGGGCTCTGCCTGAAGCTGCTAACGGAAAACGCGAAAAACGGCAAGTTTCTGGCCCCGATCGGCGATTCGGCGAAGAACCGGCAGACCACTCCGCCCGGGGATGATTACGCGCTGCTGAAAATAACGTCTTCGTCGGTGAAGCATCGTTTGTTGGGCGGCCATTCGGCCGCACCTGCGATAGAAACCTCCGTGCAAATCCATGCTTCCGTCATCAAAGCGGCGCGCAACGAGTTTCTGCTTTCCGGCCGGGACATGAAAGCCCGCGAAACCGAAATGAAGAAACATCTCGAAACCAAAATCAATCAACTGGTGCGCAAATTTCAACAAGCCAATGTTGACCCCGTCGCTTATGGCGAATATGTGCGAAGCTGCACTCCGCATTGGAACAGCGAGAAATTTTATGCACATTACGGTTCTATGGACATTCGGGTCCATGTCGATTTGCATCTCATTCAGGATGGCATTGTGGAATGA
- a CDS encoding GerAB/ArcD/ProY family transporter, which translates to MNTSENRYAMSPLHLYFVLYVSFVGAGLMNFQHNMLRGAANDGWISILAAAAIIGLIIKMMFVLLGRQSPDRSSLVHINRRYWGSYLGAFINWMFILYFIMGALVTFQTYVHIIQLWVLPTQNAWMLGLVILILIYYCVSGGIRSVAGICLWGTLFILIFVFPQTFMVASYLHPRNLLPVLDHDAGALWVSTRQMLHEFIGCGILLVIYPYVKSPERSVKWAYSALFTATAVYLVFFVLAYMFFSPGQMKEHLWPTLSLISIIELPLIQRMEYLALSLWLLKMLSIIALSLWASCRCMKLQSAIRPSLGLKAMILLFVTMLFVVKDTVMLEKLTAWYDLTGEMLILMYVPLLFLVSLIRRSDRDRPRQGEPLHSGKGEGV; encoded by the coding sequence GTGAACACTTCTGAAAATCGCTACGCGATGTCCCCGCTTCATCTATATTTCGTGCTCTATGTAAGCTTCGTCGGTGCAGGTTTGATGAATTTTCAACACAATATGCTGCGCGGCGCGGCGAATGACGGCTGGATCAGCATTTTGGCCGCAGCCGCCATCATCGGCCTGATCATCAAGATGATGTTTGTTCTGCTTGGCCGCCAATCTCCGGACCGATCCTCTCTTGTGCATATCAATCGTCGATACTGGGGTTCCTACCTGGGAGCCTTCATCAACTGGATGTTCATTCTGTACTTTATCATGGGGGCGCTCGTGACGTTCCAAACCTATGTCCATATCATCCAGCTCTGGGTTCTGCCAACGCAAAACGCGTGGATGCTTGGTCTGGTTATTCTCATCCTGATCTATTACTGCGTCTCGGGCGGGATTCGTTCGGTTGCCGGCATCTGTCTGTGGGGCACGTTGTTTATCCTGATTTTCGTTTTTCCCCAGACCTTTATGGTTGCCTCCTACCTGCATCCCCGCAATCTGCTTCCCGTGTTGGATCACGATGCGGGAGCGTTATGGGTGTCCACGCGGCAGATGCTGCATGAATTCATCGGCTGCGGGATACTGCTGGTGATCTATCCATACGTGAAGTCTCCGGAGCGTTCGGTGAAATGGGCGTATTCGGCATTGTTCACCGCAACGGCGGTTTACCTTGTTTTTTTCGTTCTTGCTTACATGTTTTTCAGCCCCGGACAGATGAAAGAGCATTTGTGGCCCACGCTCAGTCTCATCAGCATCATCGAACTGCCGCTCATCCAGCGCATGGAATATTTGGCGCTGTCCCTCTGGTTGCTGAAAATGTTGTCGATCATCGCTTTAAGCCTTTGGGCCTCCTGCCGCTGCATGAAGCTGCAAAGCGCCATCCGGCCCAGCCTTGGATTGAAGGCGATGATACTGCTCTTTGTGACGATGCTGTTCGTGGTCAAGGATACGGTCATGCTCGAAAAGCTGACGGCCTGGTATGACTTGACAGGGGAAATGCTGATTCTGATGTACGTTCCGCTGTTATTTCTGGTTTCATTGATCCGGCGAAGCGACAGGGATCGTCCGCGACAGGGCGAGCCACTTCATTCAGGGAAAGGGGAGGGCGTATGA
- a CDS encoding YafY family protein: MEHNRLFKMLLLLLEKKKTTAPELARLFEISVRTVYRDIDRLSAAGIPVYTTTGKHGGIHLMDHYVMDKSLLSEDEQNEILLGLYSVSAIPHLNGARMLQRLTALFDHKLDWIEFEHSPWGSIPDKEMELFNQVKQAIFARQPISFHYVDSNGEASMQTAQPVKLVFKNNTWYFKGLKQLESGTAGVETFKIKRISQLRFVPGLPVLDPFALPTDEAMQTPEELVRIELLFSDTVAYRVHDFFDPVSIHPEQDGTLRVVMHLDEGERLYSFLMSFGAEVTVVEPARVRGELLRRHRRAVQHLLEESGVEGKEE, translated from the coding sequence ATGGAACATAATCGATTATTCAAAATGTTGCTGCTTCTGCTGGAAAAAAAGAAAACGACCGCCCCGGAGCTTGCGCGCCTGTTCGAAATATCGGTGCGCACCGTCTACCGGGATATCGACCGTTTGAGTGCCGCTGGCATTCCGGTTTATACGACGACCGGCAAACATGGCGGCATTCATTTGATGGACCACTATGTCATGGACAAATCGCTGCTCAGCGAGGACGAGCAAAATGAAATTTTGCTCGGTTTATACAGCGTCAGTGCCATTCCCCACCTGAATGGCGCCCGGATGCTGCAAAGGCTGACGGCGCTGTTCGACCACAAGCTGGACTGGATCGAATTCGAGCATTCGCCGTGGGGCAGCATTCCTGATAAAGAAATGGAGCTGTTCAATCAGGTGAAGCAGGCGATATTTGCGCGCCAACCGATTTCATTCCATTACGTGGATTCCAATGGCGAGGCAAGCATGCAAACGGCTCAGCCCGTAAAACTCGTATTCAAAAACAACACCTGGTACTTCAAAGGATTGAAGCAGCTTGAAAGCGGCACGGCCGGCGTCGAAACCTTCAAAATCAAACGGATCAGCCAGCTGCGGTTTGTCCCCGGCCTGCCTGTCCTTGATCCATTCGCTTTACCGACGGATGAAGCCATGCAAACGCCGGAGGAACTGGTCCGGATCGAGTTGCTTTTTTCGGATACTGTGGCGTACAGGGTACATGATTTCTTTGATCCGGTGTCGATCCACCCTGAACAAGACGGTACGCTGCGGGTAGTCATGCACCTGGACGAGGGCGAACGGCTGTATTCCTTTCTGATGTCCTTCGGTGCCGAAGTCACGGTTGTAGAACCAGCGAGAGTCAGGGGAGAATTGTTGAGGCGGCATCGGCGGGCCGTTCAACATTTACTGGAAGAAAGTGGCGTGGAGGGTAAGGAGGAGTGA
- a CDS encoding glycoside hydrolase family 1 protein: protein MKMKDGFFWGGATAANQFEGGWNQGGKGPSTSDMMTGGTHTTPRRITPVLEEGTYYPSHEAVDFYGHYKEDIALMAEMGFKMFRMSINWSRIYPNGYDLEPNEEGLKFYDDVFAELKKYNIEPLVTISHYETPFGLTQKYNGWASREVIDCYLRYCDTIFNRYKDQVKYWLTFNEINCLTMPMGAYMAAGILFDGKTTLTDGIDDPQTRFQALHHQFVASAKAVKLGHEINPDFKIGCMVAFMTTYPNTCNPDDILLAQKKDQISNMICGDVQVRGAYPGFAKRFFAEQGIQIEMQPEDEQTLKEGCVDFYSFSYYMSLVESADPSVEKVGGNLLGGVKNPYLEASDWGWQIDPQGLRYTLNHLYDRYQIPLMVVENGLGAVDIVEEDGSINDDYRIRYLRDHITQMKEAVADGVDLIAYTMWGCIDLVSASTGEMKKRYGFIHVNKDNDGNGDLSRTPKKSFYWYKDVIASNGEQL from the coding sequence ATGAAGATGAAAGACGGATTCTTTTGGGGCGGCGCTACGGCGGCCAACCAGTTTGAAGGCGGATGGAATCAGGGCGGCAAAGGACCAAGCACGTCCGACATGATGACCGGGGGTACGCACACGACGCCGCGTCGCATTACGCCTGTCCTGGAAGAAGGGACGTATTATCCGAGCCACGAGGCCGTTGATTTCTACGGCCATTACAAAGAAGATATCGCCCTGATGGCCGAGATGGGCTTCAAAATGTTCCGCATGTCCATCAACTGGTCCCGGATTTATCCGAACGGTTACGACCTGGAGCCTAATGAAGAGGGCCTGAAATTTTACGACGACGTTTTTGCCGAGCTGAAAAAATACAACATCGAACCATTGGTTACAATCTCCCATTACGAAACACCATTTGGGCTGACTCAAAAATATAACGGCTGGGCTTCCCGTGAAGTCATTGATTGCTATCTTCGCTATTGCGACACGATCTTCAACCGGTACAAAGACCAGGTCAAATATTGGCTGACATTTAATGAAATCAACTGCCTGACGATGCCGATGGGCGCGTACATGGCCGCGGGCATCCTGTTCGACGGCAAAACGACGCTGACGGACGGCATCGACGATCCGCAGACTCGTTTTCAGGCATTGCACCATCAGTTCGTGGCGAGCGCCAAAGCGGTGAAACTGGGCCATGAGATCAATCCTGACTTCAAAATCGGCTGCATGGTCGCGTTTATGACGACCTACCCGAACACGTGCAACCCGGACGATATTTTGCTTGCACAGAAAAAAGACCAAATCTCCAACATGATCTGCGGAGACGTGCAAGTCCGCGGAGCGTATCCCGGCTTTGCCAAACGTTTCTTCGCGGAACAAGGCATCCAGATCGAGATGCAGCCGGAGGACGAGCAAACGCTGAAAGAAGGCTGCGTAGACTTCTATTCCTTCAGTTATTACATGTCCCTCGTGGAAAGTGCTGATCCATCGGTGGAAAAAGTCGGAGGAAACTTGCTCGGCGGCGTCAAAAACCCGTATCTGGAAGCGTCCGATTGGGGCTGGCAGATCGATCCGCAAGGATTGAGATATACGCTGAACCATCTCTATGACCGCTACCAAATTCCACTCATGGTTGTGGAAAACGGCCTGGGAGCCGTGGACATTGTGGAAGAGGACGGTTCCATCAACGACGATTACCGCATCCGGTATTTGCGCGACCATATCACGCAAATGAAGGAAGCGGTGGCTGACGGCGTGGATCTGATCGCATACACGATGTGGGGGTGCATCGACCTGGTCAGCGCATCGACGGGCGAGATGAAAAAGCGTTACGGATTCATTCACGTCAACAAAGACAACGACGGCAACGGCGATCTGAGCAGAACGCCGAAGAAAAGCTTCTACTGGTACAAAGACGTCATCGCGTCCAACGGCGAACAATTGTAA